One window from the genome of Drosophila albomicans strain 15112-1751.03 chromosome 2L, ASM965048v2, whole genome shotgun sequence encodes:
- the LOC117564035 gene encoding eEF1A lysine and N-terminal methyltransferase homolog translates to MNLLPRSREEFAQTDYWNEFFKKRGEKAFEWYGEYLELCDQIHKYIKPADKILMLGCGNSKLSMDMYDTGFREITNIDISPVAIKKMIDINAKTRPDMKFLQMDATAMTFSDESFSVALDKGTLDALFVDDNAETQAIVERYFKEILRTMRNGGRYVGISLLQEHIINFLADFLPKNNCMLRIVHCVDVERANKEKNTDDSLSLPVFVVVATKFKSLPMAILEFGLGNDKMQRCQSSTELINAVKSVQKAALVCNGLARSSIAGHNEVTLDLFRASEEAPRYTIHIIDQPPARGIGKYAAFIVPQGREIEWLFATPAGRRKLQASAKYQRLAVVTLHRDQIYSTLDEVKVELASSISNLAPAGLTEQIPYLSLGSEVGHRETLISGFSKISGEFRIEEVEADGKTLRRLIFLNNQFVVQSEALIKTIKIKGKKNRKKIDFGYLACQHHLFMSVGVQLATSIQSPKKDVQKDVLVIGLGGGGLCSFLHAALPQTRVTAVEIDPIMLEIAEQYFELKQDNRFHVVIDDGLAFVERCRNEDLHFDAVLFDVDSKDLSLGMSCPPQSFLANEILQHIKEIIGPKGLFMLNLVCRDETLRAEAVAKLQQVFASVCCYKLDEDINEVVYCANDDKYKTIEQWKKQMGSAGRGLNSAIMDQKLSNDEALDVAEFLSELKI, encoded by the exons ATGAATTTGTTGCCACGATCCCGAGAAGAGTTCGCACAAACGGACTACTGGAACGAGTTCTTCAAAAAACGCGGTGAAAAAGCTTTTGAATG GTACGGCGAATATCTAGAACTATGTGatcaaatacacaaatacataaaacCCGCCGACAAAATTCTGATGCTCGGCTGTGGCAATTCCAAGTTGAGCATGGACATGTATGACACTGGATTTCG gGAAATCACCAATATTGACATATCACCTGTTgctattaaaaaaatgattgaTATCAATGCAAAGACGCGGCCAGACATGAAGTTCCTTCAAATGGACGCCACTGCCATGACTTTTAGCGACGAGAGTTTTTCGGTGGCCTTGGACAAGGGTACTTTGGATGCTTTGTTTGTGGATGACAACGCTGAGACGCAAGCCATTGTCGAACGTTACTTTAAGGAAATATTGCGCACAATGCG CAATGGTGGTCGCTATGTGGGCATATCCCTGTTGCAGGAGCATATTATCAACTTTTTGGCCGATTTCCTGCCCAAAAACAATTGTATGCTGCGCATTGTTCACTGTGTGGACGTTGAGCGTGCCAATAAGGAAAAGAACACCGATgattcgttgtcgttgcccgTGTTTGTTGTGGTAGCCACCAAATTCAAGAGCTTGCCTATGGCA ATCCTAGAATTTGGCTTGGGCAACGATAAGATGCAACGCTGTCAAAGTTCCACGGAACTCATCAATGCAGTGAAGTCAGTGCAAAAGGCAGCTTTAGTTTGCAACGGCCTGGCACGCTCTAGTATCGCCGGGCACAACGAGGTTACTTTGGACTTGTTTCGTGCCTCGGAGGAAGCTCCTCGTTACACTATCCATATAATAGATCAGCCACCAGCACGTGGCATCGGCAAATACGCCGCATTTATTGTACCTCAAGGTCGAGAAATTGAATGGCTATTTGCAACACCCGCTGGTCGTCGAAAACTTCAAGCTTCAGCCAAATATCAGCGCTTGGCTGTCGTTACACTGCATCGTGATCAGATCTATAGCACACTGGATGAAGTCAAAGTTGAGCTGGCTTCAAGCATTAGCAATTTGGCACCGGCGGGTCTCACTGAACAGATTCCTTATCTATCGCTTGGCTCCGAAGTCGGACATCGCGAGACGCTTATTTCCGGATTCTCTAAGATATCCGGCGAATTTCGCATTGAAGAGGTTGAAGCCGATGGCAAAACTTTGCGTCGCCTCATATTCCTGAACAACCAGTTTGTCGTGCAGTCGGAAGCGTTAATTAAAACCA TCAAAATCAAGGGCAAAAAGAATCGCAAGAAGATTGACTTTGGCTACTTGGCATGCCAGCATCATCTCTTCATGTCTGTGGGAGTACAGCTGGCCACCTCGATTCAGAGTCCTAAAAAAGATGTGCAGAAGGATGTGCTTGTGATTGGTCTCGGAGGCGGCGGTCTCTGCAGCTTCTTGCACGCCGCATTGCC TCAAACAAGAGTTACGGCTGTGGAAATTGATCCCATTATGCTGGAGATAGCTGAGCAATACTTTGAGCTCAAGCAGGACAATCGGTTTCATGTGGTCATCGATGATGGTCTCGCCTTTGTGGAACGCTGCCGTAATGAGG ATTTGCATTTCGATGCTGTGCTCTTTGATGTGGACAGCAAGGATCTGTCTCTGGGCATGAGTTGTCCGCCCCAAAGTTTTCTGGCCAATGAGATATTACAGCACATCAAGGAAATCATTGGGCCCAAGGGTCTGTTCATGTTGAACTTGGTGTGCCGCGATGAAACCTTGCGTGCCGAGGCTGTTGCGAAATTGCAACAAGTATTTGCCTCAGTTTGTTGTTATAAGTTGGATGAGGACATCAATGAGGTTGTATACTGTGCCAACGATGATAAGTACAAAACTATCGAACAGTGGAAGAAACAAATGGGAAGCGCAGGACGAGGTCTCAACAGCGCCATCATGGATCAGAAGTTGTCCAACGATGAAGCGCTTGATGTAGCTGAATTTCTAAGCGAATTGAAGATTTAA
- the LOC117564032 gene encoding SUN domain-containing ossification factor isoform X2, with translation MLMQCIVRFICCELKKLRTNLTMFLIFFWIVWFSQIIAISTVFMSFSDIITELPSVTITELPLQLEPVKESLDAVMLQEPSPGASNKSAKEQLEQPAVAAKQMPQKDEINDPGGGSTFEGISTTTEANATVDANVTTASPETESTSETSTTASSNETVEEVPMPVFSEWAQKQMEAEASREQAMELEQQVVNNSAQRKNATGAGNGKLPSLKLRSKNYASPDCGAKIIASNGDATNTGAVLSHSSDEYMLSTCGSRIWFVVELCEAVQAQKVELANFELFSSSPKNFTVAVSKRFPTRDWSNVGRFTAEDKRTVQTFELQPYLFGKFVRVDIHSHYSKEHFCPVSLFRVFGTSEYEAFETEIRPSDELDDFDDDFAGQEQAHKTGNGNIFQSASDAVMQMVKKAAQVLVKPTKALRWSSDPQLCHTPSTGSYSCASCNSTIVERINQLLSCQSQQLQLLLALPQLRTQLLQTRVCQADFDISLGALSSATSGMDKRQSFYLSLLPAEHVGAMCKLLQGEFNSSLASSPPQPLQQLELKRQQQQHLDVVEQHAENITTPDPAVESVTEVIASVPGETLPEIASSSEKSTAQATATTEPSAATPHTDAQPADATPVAPTPADVNIFNVPSDTQEAATPNAPESVTSSAETAAQQQQLNMPSTPADINDGVENVIPPPPSTAATPTTSAREATTESQVNGDLLGSGNGMDDSHLTNWENIDSLLTTTVASITAGGGAAAAAAAVVNGNANLAAGTGNANAAGSAAGGGVNLQPKLTNGAQSESVFIRLSNRIKALERNMSLSGQYLEELSRRYKKQVEELQQTLTQQTLTVRTLEDQSRRYIEQEQLYQQQSAELAGEVRALTYQVQACILVVIIVGTCIFLMLVLGTVYYRKLRRQTQQLQPQASPTTVVKQNLRRRKSYEQIGEHSPGGKRRPSEEAMIILNGCGDIALMEPNGVTRQRKISVCYGSNNNIAASMFNNARASLHRRKGVKHNSLDSAQLASTEQTEKFFDVETLKSSKPLPTKAAKKKSLQELKRQESAPANFTQGGGAGQAEESTQSDFDESLILDDDDLCNFIPNSDLAYNEFMPDGPSGYHIVDTVDGKTDSKLPQGTAKKSRRVSSPAFFKSPFSKSKNKGATFNGIGGVKGSHSAHEATSWEWYRLKRNEKHAKQLTAPSVSVSANASLDSSSLSEINFPYNNSNSTSHNSFRILEETILNADAERRAPINGKTSSSSSGSGASISSSTTKKKPRVLNNIFRKVF, from the exons AGCCGTCTCCTGGAGCGAGCAACAAAAGCGCCAAggagcagctggagcagccAGCTGTGGCTGCCAAGCAGATGCCACAAAAAG ATGAAATCAATGATCCCGGTGGAGGATCCACATTTGAAGGCATCtccacaacaacagaagcgAATGCAACTGTGGATGCCAATGTGACCACCGCGTCACCAGAGACGGAATCGACGTCAGAAACGTCGACGACGGCCAGCAGTAATGAGACTGTGGAGGAGGTGCCCATGCCCGTGTTTTCGGAGTGGGCGCAAAAGCAAATGGAGGCGGAGGCGAGTCGAGAGCAGGCCATGGAACTGGAGCAGCAGGTGGTCAACAATTCGGCGCAGCGCAAGAACGCAACGGGCGCTGGCAACGGAAAGTTGCCGTCGCTGAAGCTGCGCTCCAAGAATTATGCCTCGCCCGATTGTGGCGCCAAGATCATCGCCTCGAATGGCGATGCGACCAACACGGGCGCTGTGTTGAGTCACTCGAGTGATGAGTACATGCTGAGCACATGCGGCAGTCGCATCTGGTTCGTTGTGGAGCTGTGCGAGGCGGTGCAAGCGCAGAAAGTGGAGTTGGCCAACTTTGAGCTGTTCAGCTCGTCGCCCAAGAACTTCACAGTGGCGGTGTCGAAGCGTTTTCCCACACGCGACTGGAGTAACGTGGGACGCTTTACGGCCGAGGATAAGCGGACGGTGCAAACGTTTGAGCTGCAGCCGTATCTCTTTGGCAAGTTTGTGCGCGTCGACATCCATTCGCACTACTCCAAGGAGCACTTTTGTCCCGTCTCGCTGTTCCGTGTCTTTGGCACCTCCGAGTACGAGGCCTTTGAGACGGAAATACGTCCCAGCGACGAGCTGGATGACTTCGATGACGACTTTGCTGGACAGGAGCAGGCACACAAGACGGGCAATGGAAACATCTTTCAAAGCGCCAGCGATGCAGTCATGCAGATGGTCAAGAAGGCCGCCCAAGTGCTGGTGAAGCCAACGAAAGCACTGCGCTGGTCCAGCGATCCGCAGTTGTGTCACACGCCCTCCACGGGCAGCTACAGCTGCGCCAGCTGCAACAGCACCATCGTGGAACGCATTAACCAACTGCTCTCTTGCCAATCCCAGCAGCTCCAACTGCTGCTTGCCCTGCCCCAGCTGCGCACACAGCTGCTGCAGACACGCGTCTGCCAGGCAGACTTCGACATCAGCCTGGGCGCATTGTCGAGTGCCACAAGTGGCATGGACAAAAGGCAGAGCTTCTATCTGAGTCTGCTGCCCGCAGAGCATGTGGGCGCCATGTGCAAGCTGCTGCAGGGCGAATTCAACAGCAGCCTCGCGAGCAGTCCGCCGCAGCCATTGCAGCAACTCGAGTTgaaacggcagcaacagcaacatcttGATGTTGTGGAGCAGCATGCGGAGAATATTACCACACCGGATCCAGCAGTGGAGTCTGTGACTGAGGTTATAGCCAGTGTGCCCGGTGAAACGTTGCCGGAGATCGCCAGCAGTTCGGAAAAATCAACAGCccaagcgacagcaacaacggaGCCATCGGCAGCTACTCCTCACACTGATGCACAGCCCGCAGATGCGACGCCAGTGGCTCCCACGCCTGCAGACGTGAATATCTTCAATGTGCCCAGCGACACGCAGGAAGCAGCCACGCCTAATGCTCCTGAATCTGTTACGTCATCTGCGGAgacagcagcacaacaacagcagctgaacaTGCCATCGACGCCAGCTGACATCAACGATGGCGTAGAGAACGTCATCCCTCCACCACCTAGCACAGCAGCGACGCCAACAACAAGCGCTAGGGAGGCCACAACTGAGTCACAGGTCAATGGGGATTTGCTGGGGAGCGGCAATGGCATGGACGATAGTCACCTAACCAACTGGGAGAACATTGATAGTCTGCTTACGACTACAGTGGCTTCGATAACAGCTGGCGgtggagcagctgctgctgctgctgccgtagTCAATGGCAACGCCAACTTGGCTGCTGGAACAGGCAACGCCAATGCAGCAGGATCAGCTGCTGGCGGTGGCGTCAACTTGCAGCCCAAGCTGACAAATGGCGCGCAGTCGGAGAGTGTTTTTATCCGACTGTCAAATCGCATCAAG GCACTCGAACGCAATATGTCGCTGTCGGGTCAATATCTGGAGGAACTATCGCGCCGCTACAAGAAGCAGGTGGAGGAACTGCAGCAGACGCTTACGCAACAGACGCTCACAGTGCGCACGCTGGAGGATCAGAGTCGACGCTACATCGAACAGGAGCAGTTGTATCAACAGCAGAGCGCTGAGCTCGCAGGCGAGGTGCGTGCCTTGACCTATCAGGTGCAGGCATGCATCCTCGTAGTCATCATTGTGGGCACTTGTATATTTCTGATGCTAGTGCTAGGCACTGTCTACTATCGTAAGCTGCGACGCCAgacgcaacagctgcaacCACAAGCGTCACCGACGACAGTTGTCAAACAGAATCTGCGTCGACGCAAATCCTATGAGCAGATTGGCGAACATTCGCCGGGCGGGAAACGGCGACCTAGCGAAGAGGCGATGATCATACTGAATGGCTGTGGCGACATAGCGCTGATGGAGCCCAACGGAGTTACCAGGCAGCGCAAAATATCCGTTTGttatggcagcaacaacaatattgcCGCCAGCATGTTTAACAATGCGAGAGCTTCGTTGCACCGGCGCAAAGGAGTCAAGCACAATAGCTTGGACTCGGCTCAGTTAGCGAGCACGGAGCAAACGGAGAAGTTCTTCGATGTTG AAACATTGAAGAGCAGCAAGCCGCTGCCAACGAAGGCAGCTAAAAAGAAATCCCTGCAGGAGCTGAAGCGTCAGGAGTCGGCACCGGCAAATTTTACACAGGGCGGCGGTGCCGGCCAAGCGGAGGAGAGCACACAGAGTGACTTTGACGAGAGTCTGATACTGGACGACGACGATCTTTGCAATTTCATACCGAACAGCGACTTGGCCTACAATGAATTTATGCCCGACGGTCCCTCCGGCTACCACATTGTGGACACCGTTGACGGCAAGACTGACAGCAAGTTGCCGCAGGGAACAGCAAAGAAATCACGTCGCGTCTCGTCGCCCGCCTTCTTCAAGTCGCCATTTAgcaagagcaaaaacaaaggcGCCACCTTCAATGGTATCGGCGGCGTCAAGGGAAGTCACTCGGCTCATGAGGCGACCTCCTGGGAGTGGTATCGTCTGAAGCGCAACGAGAAGCACGCAAAGCAACTGACGGCACCCAGTGTATCGGTCTCGGCGAATGCAAGTTTGGACAGCTCATCGCTTTCGGAAATTAATTTCccatacaacaacagcaacagcacgtCGCATAACTCCTTTCGCATACTGGAGGAGACGATACTAAATGCAGACGCCGAGAGACGAGCACCCATCAATGGCAAGAcgagcagcagtagcagtggCAGCGGCGCCAGCATCAGCTCATCCACAACGAAGAAGAAACCGCGCGTATTGAATAACATATTTCGCAAAGTGTTTTGA